From Anopheles darlingi chromosome 2, idAnoDarlMG_H_01, whole genome shotgun sequence, the proteins below share one genomic window:
- the LOC125959252 gene encoding WD repeat-containing protein on Y chromosome, with protein MAPSRFSSIPEDREIHRVVSCTQIDDLRTIFAARNGRLKREELRKVLAAIGLQYTDEQYRALFLQINTDHDEFCQWDELLSYLILGFQDDDPLAVKQSLDPPIGEEIALKLSRQVYTIARIDFCPMVYYDGSISWSQGHWITTSREGVINFWTKEWKSSLRARSKPSRLKRSKTWLLDAIPLPDQRSFCVASLESELRFYDVVAGSFILKTVIEQLPHPISALDYRYERGQPSRLLLGDCEGHVTMLEFYPDRKVVNTGESFSIVTWVSWKDVISGRYPPLEGTEYGQLLVDQVRMVRYVPKLASLIAASEENPLTRRSGLNKPSGGSLPTMVLQSLEDRSSRVSYHVPRGVTCFAFEPVTELLVSGGPDCDLRLWDIRRPEKPSAVLSGHTASIVFLFVQDAGEKIYSLDQKRLVKVWDVRNRVLLQTFAELTVVLGLNLPVCAFYDERERQLVVANNKLVSLSCCPEIPLDRTDGESHTRPISVLLYNSLYKLIISCGLDSVIITWDHCMNRKMSLITDAHTQVRNGLQESVEITAGCLDGKQQLLATGARDGSVKLWNISGRTCMRTFSMQEDSEVTALFWVANRILAMGWNHRVVEFFATPEQEAEYPRGLPWRKLHSDDILCAAVSSATPEALATCSYAGELVLWMLETGQPYRRYNAANPHVRISISFRSEETESTEPKIDTRRKTLRMSLASRRTIVPMMDSRRLTRIVMPMALEQMRKLSIQVLMFLRNRPMHPGFGTLLGSLETGVIQVWSHDPNGGYRTQFNAIHMAGDRVIAMTSDASNRFLFTGTALGYIKTWYIENCWIPDADKFKVNKPSLRIRFPFLIDDVIPGRAKRSARSQPTPWLLNSFQGHRSCVTGLVYLESSELLLSSSSDRTVRLWTLGGRYIGLLGSPVNWEPLTADLPPVTGYRFRIPPDLRREVSFTTAKVLRGAKDYQRQFQHSSIVLERSRKCLPAIETYGGPLQEPLLNTGIMKLPRREPVLPTIRLERTYPSLPLYSHMTQFPLKSIAPGVATELEQIRERTKKLQFARLPEQH; from the exons ATGGCGCCGAGCCGcttttcttccattccagAGGACCGTGAAATACATCGGGTGGTATCGTGTACGCAGATCGATGACCTGCGCACCATTTTCGCTGCACGTAATGGCCGGCTTAAGCGAGAGGAATTGCGGAAGGTTCTAGCGGCCATCGGTTTACAGTACACCGACGAGCAGTATCGAGCGCTGTTTCTGCAGATCAACACTGATCACGACGAATTCTGCCAGTGGGATGAACTACTTAGCTATCTGATCCTGGGCTTCCAGGACGACGATCCGTTGGCCGTGAAGCAGTCACTGGATCCTCCAATCGGCGAAGAGATCGCACTGAAACTCAGCCGTCAGGTGTATACGATCGCGAGGATAGATTTTTGCCCGATGGTTTACTAC GATGGAAGTATTAGCTGGTCACAAGGACACTGGATAACGACCTCGCGGGAAGGTGTCATCAATTTCTGGACCAAAGAGTGGAAGTCGTCGCTAAGGGCTCGATCCAAGCCGTCGCGTTTGAAACGCTCCAAAACCTGGCTACTAGATGCGATCCCCCTGCCCGATCAGCGATCATTCTGTGTCGCAAGTTTAGAGTCTGAACTGCGGTTCTATGACGTCGTAGCTGGATCGTTCATACTGAAGACGGTAATCGAGCAGCTACCGCATCCAATCAGTGCCCTTGACTACCGGTACGAGCGTGGCCAGCCTAGTCGGCTGCTCTTGGGTGATTGTGAAGGCCACGTCACAATGCTGGAGTTCTACCCCGATCGTAAAGTGGTCAACACTGGGGAATCCTTTTCGATCGTAACCTGGGTCAGCTGGAAGGATGTGATCAGTGGACGCTATCCACCACTGGAAGGAACCGAGTATGGTCAACTGCTGGTAGATCAAGTGCGCATGGTTCGCTATGTCCCGAAGCTTGCTAGTCTTATTGCAGCCTCGGAGGAGAACCCACTCACGAGACGGAGCGGATTGAACAAACCGTCCGGTGGTTCACTTCCTACGATGGTGCTACAATCGCTGGAAGACCGTAGCTCAAGAGTGTCGTACCATGTGCCACGCGGTGTCACTTGCTTTGCGTTCGAACCCGTCACCGAGCTGCTggtgtccggtggtccggacTGTGATCTGAGATTGTGGGATATCCGACGACCAGAGAAACCGTCGGCGGTACTGAGTGGTCATACGGCAAGCATCGTGTTCCTGTTCGTGCAGGATGCTGGAGAGAAAATTTACAGCCTGGACCAGAAGCGTCTCGTAAAGGTGTGGGACGTACGCAACCGGGTACTGCTGCAGACCTTCGCTGAGCTGACCGTTGTCCTAGGGCTGAACCTTCCGGTTTGTGCGTTTTATGATGAACGCGAACGTCAGCTAGTTGTGGCCAACAACAAGCTCGTTTCTCTTTCGTGCTGTCCGGAGATTCCTCTTGATCGGACCGATGGTGAGAGCCATACTCGACCCATCTCCGTGCTGCTCTACAACTCTCTTTACAAGCTGATCATTAGCTGCGGTCTCGACAGTGTCATCATCACGTGGGATCATTGCATGAACCGAAAGATGAGCCTGATTACCGACGCGCACACGCAAGTGCGAAATGGGCTGCAGGAATCGGTAGAGATAACGGCCGGATGTCTGGATGGTAAGCAGCAACTACTTGCAACCGGTGCCCGCGATGGTTCGGTGAAGCTCTGGAACATCAGTGGCCGAACGTGTATGCGAACGTTCAGCATGCAAGAAGACAGCGAGGTGACGGCCCTCTTCTGGGTCGCTAATCGTATCCTGGCGATGGGATGGAACCATCGTGTGGTGGAGTTCTTTGCCACACCCGAGCAGGAAGCTGAGTATCCGCGTGGACTACCGTGGCGTAAGCTGCACTCCGACGATATCCTGTGTGCGGCCGTCAGCAGTGCAACACCGGAGGCTCTGGCCACGTGCAGCTATGCTGGCGAGCTGGTGTTATGGATGCTGGAAACGGGACAACCGTATCGACGGTACAATGCGGCCAACCCTCATGTCCGCATTTCCATCTCGTTTCGCTCggaggaaacggaaagcaccgaaccgaagataGATACCAGAAGAAAAACGCTTCGAATGTCGCTGGCGAGCAGACGTACGATCGTTCCGATGATGGATTCACGGCGTCTGACGAGGATCGTTATGCCGATGGCTTTGGAGCAGATGCGAAAGCTGTCCATACAGGTGCTCATGTTTCTACGTAATCGCCCGATGCATCCGGGCTTTGGAACACTGCTGGGATCGCTGGAAACCGGGGTGATACAGGTGTGGTCACACGATCCAAACGGAGGCTATCGAACCCAATTCAATGCCATCCACATGGCTGGTGATCGCGTTATAGCCATGACAAGCGACGCTTCGAATCGATTTCTCTTCACCGGAACCGCTCTCGGCTACATCAAGACATGGTACATCGAGAATTGCTG gATTCCCGATGCGGATAAATTCAAAGTGAACAAACCATCGCTGCGAATTCGGTTCCCCTTTCTGATTGACGACGTTATCCCAGGGAGAGCGAAGCGGTCGGCCCGTTCGCAGCCGACACCGTGGCTGCTGAATTCCTTCCAGGGTCATCGTAGCTGCGTTACGGGACTTGTGTATCTCGAGAGTAGCGAGCTGCTGTTGAGCTCGAGCAGCGACCGTACTGTGCGTCTCTGGACACTGGGCGGACGCTATATCGGTTTGCTCGGTAGCCCGGTCAACTGGGAACCGTTGACAGCGGATTtaccaccggtcaccggataCCGGTTCCGCATACCACCGGATCTGCGGCGTGAGGTGAGCTTCACAACGGCGAAGGTACTCCGCGGTGCCAAGGATTATCAGCGACAATTTCAACACTCGTCGATCGTGCTCGAGCGATCACGCAAGTGTTTGCCTGCGATCGAAACCTACGGTGGCCCGCTACAGGAACCGCTGCTCAACACTGGCATAATGAAATTACCTCGCAGAGAGCCGGTACTGCCGACGATCCGCCTGGAACGTACCTACCCATCGCTACCACTGTACAGCCATATGACGCAGTTTCCGCTGAAATCCATCGCACCGGGTGTTGCCACCGAGTTGGAGCAGATACGGGAAAGGACGAAGAAACTTCAATTCGCTCGCCTTCCCGAACAACACTAA
- the LOC125949270 gene encoding protein jim lovell-like — protein sequence MSSNAAAGLTQQFCVRWNSHLGSLGAAFPQLLAGQRFVDVTLACEGHQVQCHRLVLAACSTYFENLLGENPCQHPIIILPRDIKLWAIQALVDFMYKGEVNVSQAGLPDLMKCAEILKIRGLCGSDAALNLNQIHSPPQRPSTGGSTAVSSTGHLSAGSSDLVMPPDADQRMASTKDAPVPNSKHAANSQIQGRTTEQLNHGTRTHHQRGGGARGGGGPKGQLLNSLHLQPVALGVPSGELPSHPDDSGPASDNGDSSNEVCIKTEEPMIDEDTSSKPCEYEDEELEGVDGADKIDTDAIRCEQQLLDVHAASMEAGGELEDEQQNGRALVPVCRDGEENEREEEEGLTPCDGTTGSDASNPHDADDEDVSSGAVEQDEHEVMEVVREETEPRLVAVAKRRAGGTNGKREERRKRALLSHNHTPPCNNNADPKKSGGPPALQRAAPGSIRVKSLENLFANYHHQTKQPLAAATTTAKSSREKRKAERKYHLNRNEQQQASANSDTSVAEDGFTAVNPADSLVYQRDGMNIYLRPPTQGSTNAGSDDGAMPSTTVAEDDDGYENIICSPNFPQLAGVLGGSYKAEEEEEEEEPDEDDEQRAEAAVAAAAAEYGNDRYALELLERIGTAEEIDGTMVLGNGSVEGDSEAEEILFKPRALMGLGKGSSSVRSGACGAVGAGSANVRQSQLMRSYGRGSGMMSGGSTNTGTSGHGTLTVRKLEAADGGRGGQTTIRPVRRRLTGRTKEAFNQLFNASGAPPPISFTLRNPRGNQPRSYNTEALWAALMDVKAGESIYRASQMHKVPRKTLRNWMKRWDIKSAYPMPRQLKEAAEKKRIIKELTTQIQ from the exons ATGAGTAGTAATGCTGCAGCGGGGTTAACGCAGCAGTTCTGCGTTCGATGGAACAGCCATCTAGGCAGTCTGGGAGCGGCCTTTCCACAG CTCTTGGCTGGTCAAAGGTTCGTCGATGTTACGTTGGCGTGCGAAGGGCATCAGGTGCAGTGCCACCGGTTGGTGCTGGCCGCCTGTTCAACCTACTTCGAGAACCTGCTCGGTGAGAACCCGTGCCAGCATCCGATCATCATCCTGCCGCGGGACATCAAGCTGTGGGCCATCCAGGCGCTGGTCGACTTCATGTACAAAGGAGAAGTGAACGTATCTCAGGCGGGTCTGCCGGATCTGATGAAGTGTGCGGAGATACTGAAAATCCGCGGCCTGTGCGGTTCCGATGCCGCTCTCAATCTTAACCAAATACACAGTCCCCCACAACGACCGTCGACGGGCGGTTCAACGGCGGTTTCGTCAACCGGTCACTTGTCTGCGGGCAGCAGTGACCTGGTGATGCCTCCCGATGCCGACCAACGGATGGCCAGTACAAAGGACGCACCAGTGCCAAACAGTAAAcatgcagccaacagccaaATACAAG GTCGAACAACGGAACAGCTTAATCACGGTACCCGGACGCATCAccaaagaggaggaggagcacgagGAGGTGGTGGGCCTAAAGGACAGCTCCTGAATAGTTTGCATCTGCAACCGGTCGCATTAGGAGTGCCCAGCGGAGAGCTGCCGTCGCATCCAGATGACAGCGGTCCCGCTAGTGATAACGGAGATAGCAGCAACGAAGTGTGCATAAAAACCGAAGAGCCAATGATAG ATGAGGACACAAGCAGCAAACCATGTGAGTACGAAGACGAGGAGCTAGAAGGAGTGGATGGTGCGGACAAGATAGACACAG ACGCGATACGctgcgagcagcagcttctcgatGTTCATGCAGCATCCATGGAGGCTGGGGGGGAGCTGGAGGACGAGCAGCAGAATGGCCGAGCAttggtgccggtgtgccgggatggagaagagaatgaaagagaagaggaagaaggctTGACCCCGTGTGACGGTACCACCGGAAGCGATGCCAGTAACCCCCACGACGCtgacgatgaagatgtgaGCAGTGGAGCGGTGGAGCAGGATGAGCATGAGGTGATGGAGGTGGTGAGAGAAGAGACAGAGCCACGgctggtggccgtggccaaacGGCGGGCTGGTGGGACCAATGGAAAGCGGgaagaacgaagaaaacgagcGCTGCTCAGCCATAACCATACGCCACCATGCAATAACAACGCGGATCCGAAGAAGAGCGGTGGTCCACCGGCGCTTCAACGTGCCGCACCGGGCTCCATACGGGTGAAGTCCCTCGAGAATCTCTTTGCCAACtatcaccaccaaaccaagcaACCTCTAGCGGcggccactactactgccaagTCTTCCCGCGAGAAGCGAAAGGCGGAACGAAAGTATCACCTCAATCGCAatgaacagcagcaagcaagtgcCAACAGTGACACCAGTGTCGCGGAGGACGGTTTCACTGCCGTCAACCCGGCCGATTCGCTAGTATACCAACGTGATGGAATGAATATCTACCTTCGACCACCAACGCAGGGCTCGACCAATGCAGGAAGCGATGATGGTGCGATGCCGAGTACGACAGTTGCagaggacgatgatggttaCGAGAATATTATCTGCTCGCCAAACTTCCCCCAGCTGGCGGGGGTGCTAGGTGGTAGCTATAaggcagaagaggaagaagaagaagaagagccggatgaggatgatgagcaGCGAGcggaggcggcggtggcggcggcagcggcggaaTATGGAAACGATCGATACGCCTTGGAACTGCTGGAACGCATTGGAACGGCGGAAGAGATCGACGGGACGATGGTTCTTGGGAATGGAAGCGTGGAGGGTGATAGTGAAGCGGAAGAGATCCTGTTCAAACCTCGCGCACTGATGGGTTTGGGGAAGGGCTCTAGTTCAGTGCGaagtggtgcttgtggtgctgttggtgctgggtCGGCCAACGTGCGCCAATCGCAACTGATGCGCAGCTACGGCCGAGGAAGTGGTATGATGAGCGGAGGATCGACTAATACGGGCACCAGTGGGCACGGTACGTTGACGGTTCGTAAACTGGAGGCGGCGGATGGTGGAAGAGGTGGCCAAACGACGATTCGGCCGGTCCGTCGTCGGCTTACCGGTCGCACAAAGGAAGCGTTCAATCAGCTCTTCAATGCTTCCGGGGCTCCACCGCCCATCTCCTTTACACTGCGCAATCCACGAGGCAACCAACCGCGATCGTACAACACGGAAGCCCTGTGGGCGGCCCTAATGGATGTGAAGGCGGGTGAGAGTATCTATAG AGCTTCACAAATGCACAAAGTTCCTCGGAAAACGCTGCGCAACTGGATGAAGCGCTGGGACATTAAGTCGGCCTATCCGATGCCGAGGCAGCTGAAGGAAGCGGCGGAGAAGAAGCGCATCATCAAGGAACTGACCACCCAGATTCAATAg
- the LOC125949385 gene encoding uncharacterized protein LOC125949385, with product MSNESSLSGLTVGFIGGGNMAYAIASGLLKNGILQPGQIQVTATKVENLTERWTPLGVTHLGTDNIALMKQCNIIFLCIKPQMLATVSKPIYTYAQHWQKIDCTDKIIVSILAGITLERLYSSFSALGTTTIVRTMPNTPMQVGLGCTVYCTASKEMSDVVLELYNSLKIMLGSLGLAFEVQESQINAVTGLAGCGPAYVYEFIEALADGGVKQGIPRAMALQLAAQTVMGAAKTVLATGKHPAVLKDEVCSPGGATIHGVHALEQGSMRGTVMNAVEKATKRSAELS from the exons ATGTCTAACGAAAGCAGTCTGTCCGGTTTGACGGTCGGATTCATTGGCGGTGGTAACATGGCATATGCCATCGCATCTGGATTGCTGAAAAATG GTATCCTACAACCCGGCCAAATCCAAGTTACAGCAACGAAGGTTGAGAACCTTACAGAACGTTGGACCCCGCTCGGAGTGACGCATCTGGGAACGGATAACATCGCACTGATGAAGCAGTGCAATATCATTTTTCTGTGCATCAAACCACAGATGCTAGCGACGGTTTCCAAACCGATCTATACCTACGCGCAGCATTGGCAAAAGATAGACTGTACGGACAAAATAATCGTATCGATTCTGGCCGGTATCACGTTGGAACGGTTGTATTCGAGTTTCTCTGCTCTGGGGACCACAACAATCGTTCGCACAATGCCGAATACACCGATGCAGGTCGGGCTCGGATGTACCGTGTACTGCACCGCTAGTAAAGAGATGTCTGACGTTGTGCTCGAACTGTACAACTCACTGAAGATCATGCTCGGTTCGCTTGGACTCGCTTTCGAAGTACAGGAGAGCCAAATCAATGCCGTTACCGGGTTGGCCGGTTGTGGTCCCGCGTATGTGTACGAGTTCATCGAAGCACTAGCCGATGGAGGCGTTAAGCAGGGTATTCCACGTGCCATGGCTCTTCAGCTGGCAGCGCAAACGGTCATGGGTGCCGCGAAGACGGTACTGGCTACCGGTAAACACCCAGCCGTACTAAAGGACGAAGTATGCTCACCAGGTGGTGCCACCATCCACGGTGTACATGCGCTGGAGCAGGGATCGATGCGCGGAACTGTTATGAATGCGGTCGAAAAGGCTACGAAACGTTCGGCAGAACTTTCCTAA
- the LOC125949375 gene encoding crossover junction endonuclease EME1 yields MSTQSNPDRLKRLAYIEDQRNQKPGHCNRFLHVVIDPAFLREPHGAQVLPKLTELGCKYELHQQSSPSTVTFYRTVPTKVTVTGTVSDTRVDEPYAVLLLDGANFVTYVQNHQLLAIIRSVKQGLLEAGPFGDKLDRRLSLLVFGLVSYCREHRGCVGRRQTEQALTELQLYEDISHQLLETDEQVGTFVAQLARSIAERPYKQQQEERYGGADQGQYFGNEKKGCVRVEGLAGLQQLFQAQLIKIPSVTLEIAEAILSVYPTLNALMEAFRVAGEQHAPNLLASIAIRRAGGPIATTARKIGPELSRKIYLLYTSTNPKQEL; encoded by the coding sequence ATGTCCACTCAATCGAATCCGGATCGACTGAAACGGTTAGCGTACATCGAAGACCAGCGAAACCAGAAACCGGGACACTGTAATCGTTTCCTGCATGTCGTCATTGATCCGGCTTTCCTGCGAGAACCGCACGGTGCCCAGGTGCTGCCGAAGCTCACCGAACTGGGCTGCAAGTATGAGCTGCACCAGCAATCGAGCCCATCGACCGTTACCTTCTATCGCACCGTTCCGACCAAAGTaaccgtcaccggcaccgtaTCGGACACACGTGTAGACGAACCGTACGCcgtactgctgctcgatggcgCAAACTTCGTTACCTACGTACAAAACCACCAGCTTCTGGCCATCATTCGATCAGTAAAGCAAGGACTCCTGGAGGCCGGACCATTTGGAGACAAACTGGACAGACGGTTGAGTTTGCTGGTCTTTGGTTTGGTAAGCTACTGCCGGGAACACCGTGGATGCGTTGGCCGCCGGCAGACTGAGCAAGCGCTCACCGAACTCCAACTCTACGAGGACATATCGCATCAGCTGCTGGAAACGGATGAACAGGTGGGAACATTCGTGGCTCAACTGGCGCGAAGCATCGCCGAACGACCCtacaaacagcaacaggaagagCGGTACGGTGGCGCTGACCAGGGACAATACTTTGGCAATGAGAAAAAGGGATGCGTGCGAGTTGAAGGATTGGCAGGTTTGCAGCAATTGTTCCAAGCGCAGCTCATAAAGATACCATCCGTAACCCTCGAGATCGCCGAAGCCATCCTCAGTGTCTATCCGACATTAAACGCACTGATGGAAGCATTTCGCGTTGCCGGTGAACAGCATGCACCGAACCTTCTCGCTTCGATCGCGATTCGCCGAGCCGGTGGTCCGATTGCCACAACTGCACGAAAGATAGGGCCTGAGTTGAGTCGCAAAATTTACCTACTGTACACTTCCACAAATCCAAAACAAGAACTATGA
- the LOC125949364 gene encoding pre-mRNA-splicing factor 18, whose translation MDILKAEIARKRKLLEEKKLVDDKKKYFKRGELLAHEEQEYLEKSGYNNTDRVASSGSDAKDGASAVGDDPKYDFRKLPRSEVIRKLRERGEPILLFGETEEQSCNRLRQLEISAPEVNRGFRNDFQEAMEQVDEAYLNEILSSNGQTSGLGKTKNSNEDYDVDDSVTYDSILEMAVRLGRSGKDHDCLVIMTLIQFLLKMWNDQLNSVTAAERMATKNKIARATFEQTRLYLRPLLRKLKNKTIPEDILDSLTDITKSLLKRDYIHASDAYLTMAIGNAPWPIGVTMVGIHARTGREKIFSKNVAHVMNDETQRKYIQGLKRLMTKMQDYFPTDPSRCVEYVSKKDRQD comes from the exons ATGGATATTCTTAAAGCAGAAATAGCTAGGAAAAGAAAGCttttggaagagaaaaaactgGTG GACGATAAGAAAAAGTACTTCAAACGAGGAGAGCTGCTGGCACACGAAGAACAGGAATATTTGGAGAAAAGTGGCTacaacaacaccgaccggGTAGCGAGCAGCGGAAGCGATGCAAAGGATGGTGCGTCGGCCGTGGGTGACGATCCAAAGTATGACTTTCGTAAACTGCCCCGCTCGGAGGTGATCCGGAAGTTGCGTGAACGCGGTGAACCGATCCTGCTGTTCGGCGAAACGGAAGAGCAATCCTGCAACCGGTTACGCCAGCTGGAAATTTCTGCCCCCGAGGTCAACCGAGGTTTTCGCAACGATTTTCAAGAAGCGATGGAACAGGTCGATGAAGCATACCTCAATGAGATTCTCAGCTCAAACGGACAGACATCGGGATtgggaaaaacgaaaaacagcaATGAAGACTATGATGTGGATGATAGCGTGACGTACGATTCGATTCTAGAGATGGCCGTACGGTTGGGGCGCAGCGGCAAGGATCACGACTGTCTAGTGATAATGACGCTCATCCAGTTCCTGCTGAAGATGTGGAACGATCAGCTGAACTCGGTGACGGCGGCCGAGCGGATGGCCACAAAGAACAAGATCGCCCGAGCGACGTTCGAACAGACGCGCCTCTACCTACGGCCGCTGCTGCGCAAGTTAAAGAACAAAACGATCCCCGAAGATATTCTCGACAGTTTGACGGACATTACGAAGAGCTTGCTGAAGCGAGATTACATTCATGCGAGCGATGCCTACCTCACGATGGCCATCGGTAACGCACCGTGGCCGATCGGTGTCACGATGGTGGGTATTCACGCGCGTACTGGGCGAGAAAAGATTTTCTCCAAAAACGTGGCCCACGTCATGAACGACGAAACGCAGCGCAAGTACATTCAAGGGCTGAAAAGGTTAATGACTAAGATGCAGGACTACTTCCCGACCGATCCATCCCGCTGCGTGGAATATGTTAGCAAAAAAGATCGTCAAGATTAG
- the LOC125949412 gene encoding pre-mRNA-splicing factor SPF27: MAGEVLVDALPYIDLGYDDPGVREAAIAMVEEECRRYRPTKNYLEHLPSLNTTAFETELMSAEFERIQNRLPMEPLSMKRYELPPPPTGKMNEVTAWLESVDNSMAQLEHQAVRAMNLELMSEYGCEMWKSYLETLVSMQAKCQTRLAEIKKEIQDVNWARKTKQTQGGEKLRSLEAQWVMLVSKNYEIEQACAKLEERLYQKKLELNALHPAASVRANEEERKDN; the protein is encoded by the exons ATGGCCGGTGAAGTGCTGGTCGATGCTCTGCCGTACATTGATCTCGGTTATGATGATCCAGGTGTGCGGGAAGCG GCCATCGCTATGGTGGAGGAAGAGTGCCGGCGTTACCGTCCGACGAAAAACTATCTTGAGCATCTACCGAGCCTCAACACGACCGCATTCGAAACCGAGCTGATGTCGGCCGAGTTTGAGCGCATCCAGAACCGGCTACCGATGGAACCGCTGAGCATGAAACGGTACGagctaccaccgccaccgacgggCAAAATGAATGAGGTAACCGCGTGGCTTGAGAGCGTTGATAATTCGATGGCCCAGCTCGAACATCAAGCCGTCCGTGCCATGAACCTGGAGCTGATGTCGGAGTACGGGTGCGAAATGTGGAAATCCTACCTGGAAACGCTTGTATCGATGCAAGCCAAGTGTCAGACCCGGCTGGCagagataaagaaagagatCCAAGACGTTAACTGGGCGCGTAAGACGAAACAAACGCAGGGAGGCGAAAAGCTGCGCTCTTTAGAAGCCCAGTGGGTCATGCTGGTTTCAAAGAACTATGAAATCGAACAAGCGTGCGCTAAGCTCGAGGAACGATTGTACCAAAAGAAGCTGGAACTGAACGCATTACATCCTGCCGCTAGTGTAAGGGCaaatgaagaagaacgaaaagacAACTAA
- the LOC125949342 gene encoding 60S ribosomal protein L4 produces the protein MSLTASRPLISVYTEKNEAAKDKGISLPVLFKAPIRPDVVSEVSQLMRRNKRQPYAVSEAAGHQTSAESWGTGRAVARIPRVRGGGTHRSGQGAYGNMCRGGRMFAPTKTWRRWHRKINVNLKRYALVSALAATGVPALVQSRGHVIDGISELPLVVSDDIQKFQKTKQAVKFLRRSKVWADVQKVYNSQRLRAGRGKMRNRRRIQRRGPLVIYAKDEGLRKAFRNIPGVDTMNVFKLNLLKLAPGGHVGRLCVWTESAFAKLDEIYGTWKEKSKYKKDYNLPTPIMANTDLSRLLKSEEIRRVLKAPKRKVHRHVRRLNPLTNTRQLVKLNPYAEVTKRRALLAAKLRKCERIVAKAKLRNRTLRKNDPALRFIAEEKNRKKQLLANNAKRLALVAKRKADKKAGIKPVKKAPTATVPEKKVKKVKKQPAAAAPAKK, from the exons ATG AGTTTGACGGCATCTCGTCCCCTGATCAGTGTTTACACTGAGAAGAATGAAGCGGCTAAGGACAAGGGCATCTCGCTCCCGGTCCTGTTCAAGGCTCCGATTCGTCCGGATGTCGTGAGCGAAGTGTCGCAGCTGATGCGCCGCAACAAGCGCCAACCGTACGCGGTTAGCGAGGCTGCCGGTCACCAGACGTCGGCCGAATCGTGGGGTACCGGTCGTGCCGTTGCCCGTATTCCGCGTGTCCGCGGTGGCGGTACTCACCGTTCCGGTCAGGGTGCGTACGGTAACATGTGCCGTGGTGGACGTATGTTCGCCCCGACCAAGACCTGGCGCAGATGGCACCGTAAGATCAACGTGAACCTGAAGCGTTACGCCCTGGTGTCTGCTCTCGCTGCCACCGGTGTTCCGGCTTTGGTGCAGTCGCGCG GTCATGTTATCGATGGAATTTCTGAGCTGCCGCTGGTTGTTTCCGACGACATCCAGAAGTTCCAGAAGACCAAGCAGGCGGTGAAGTTCCTGCGCCGCTCGAAGGTGTGGGCTGATGTGCAGAAGGTGTACAACTCGCAGCGTCTGCGTGCCGGTCGCGGTAAGATGCGTAACCGTCGTCGTATCCAGCGTCGTGGTCCGCTGGTCATCTACGCCAAGGACGAGGGTCTGCGCAAGGCGTTCCGTAACATTCCGGGCGTCGACACGATGAACGTGTTCAAGCTGAACCTGCTGAAGCTGGCCCCGGGCGGTCACGTTGGACGTCTGTGCGTCTGGACTGAGTCGGCGTTCGCCAAGCTCGACGAGATCTACGGCACCTGGAAGGAGAAGTCCAAGTACAAGAAGGACTACAACCTGCCGACGCCGATCATGGCCAACACCGATCTGAGCCGGCTGCTCAAGTCGGAAGAGATCCGTCGCGTGCTGAAGGCACCGAAGCGCAAGGTGCACCGTCATGTGCGCCGTCTCAATCCGCTGACCAACACGCGCCAGCTCGTGAAGCTGAACCCGTACGCTGAGGTGACCAAGCGTCGTGCCCTGCTGGCCGCCAAGCTGCGCAAGTGCGAACGTATCGTGGCCAAGGCGAAGCTACGCAACCGTACCCTGCGCAAGAACGACCCTGCCCTGCGCTTCATCGCCGAGGAGAAGAACCGCaagaagcagctgctggccaacAACGCCAAGCGGTTGGCTCTGGTCGCCAAGAGGAAGGCAGATAAGAAGGCAGGTATTAAGCCCGTCAAGAAGGCACCGACGGCTACCGTGCccgagaagaaggtgaagaaagtGAAGAAGCAGCCAGCGGCGGCCGCACCGGCCAAGAAGTAA